A single window of Gymnogyps californianus isolate 813 chromosome 16, ASM1813914v2, whole genome shotgun sequence DNA harbors:
- the NIPSNAP1 gene encoding protein NipSnap homolog 1, whose protein sequence is MAAARANGSAALLRLLRGGGGGAPGGARGYSRDAEGSWFRSLFVHKVDPRKDAHSNLLSKKETSNLYKIQFHNVKPECLDAYNSLTEEVLPKLHSDADYPCDLVGNWNTWYGEQDQAVHLWRFSGGYPALMDCMNKLKQNKEYLDFRKERSRMLLSRRNQLLLEFSFWNEPLPRQGPNIYELRTYKLKPGTMIEWGNNWARAIKYRQENQEAVGGFFSQIGELYVVHHLWAYKDLQSREETRNAAWRKRGWDENVYYTVPLIRTMESRIMIPLKISPLQ, encoded by the exons GGGGTACTCGAGGGACGCCGAGGGCAGCTGGTTCCGCTCCCTCTTTGTGCACAAGGTGGATCCCCGCAAGGATGCCCATTCCAACCTCCTCTCCAAGAAGGAGACCAGCAACCTCTACAAGATCCAGT TTCACAACGTGAAGCCGGAGTGCCTGGACGCGTACAACAGCCTGAC AGAGGAGGTGCTCCCCAAGCTCCACTCGGATGCTGACTACCCCTGCGACCTGGTGGGGAACTGGAACACGTGGTACGGCGAGCAGGACCAGGCAG TGCACCTCTGGCGCTTCTCGGGCGGGTACCCGGCCCTCATGGACTGCATGAACAAGCTCAAGCAGAATAAG GAATACCTGGACTTCCGTAAGGAGAGGAGCCGGATGCTGCTATCCCGCCGGAACCAGCTGCTCCTGGAGTTCAGCTTCTGGAACGAGCCCCTGCCCCGCCAAGGACCCAACATCTACGAGCTGAGGACCTACAAGCTGAAG ccAGGGACCATGATCGAATGGGGCAACAACTG GGCTCGGGCCATTAAGTACCGGCAGGAGAACCAGGAGGCGGTCGGCGGGTTCTTCTCCCAGATCGGGGAGCTGTACGTCGTGCACCACCTCTGGG CCTACAAGGACCTGCAGTCCCGGGAGGAGACGAGGAACGCGGCCTGGAggaagaggggctgggatgAGAACGTGTACTACACGG TCCCGCTGATCCGGACCATGGAGTCACGGATAATGATTCCCCTGAAGATCTCACCCCTGCAgtga